In a single window of the Nocardioides massiliensis genome:
- a CDS encoding CaiB/BaiF CoA transferase family protein has product MSIELGKGTGPLAGVKVVEIAGIGPGPHACMILADLGADVIRVERPGGQFMAGGAHNVLNRGRPSVALDLKRPEAVETVLQLVEQADVVVEGMRPGVTERLGLGPDDCLARNPRIVYGRMTGWGQDGPWSQAAGHDMNYIAITGALYASGQDKARPHFPMNLLGDFGGGSTYLVIGILAALLEAKLSGKGQTVDAAIVDGTAHLNAMTAGFLAGGQFTEERAANLLDGGTPFYDVYETSDGKHMSVGALEPQFFATFVDLLGVADVVPGQFELDRYDEMRALFTERFASRTQAEWAEVFDGTDACVAPILPFTDAIEHPHLKARETFIEHAGVVQPQPAPRFSRTRATLSSPPSPEAGTDTREALEAWGIAGVDKLIEDGVAVQA; this is encoded by the coding sequence ATGAGCATCGAGCTGGGCAAGGGAACCGGACCGCTGGCGGGCGTCAAGGTCGTCGAGATCGCAGGCATCGGGCCCGGCCCGCACGCGTGCATGATCCTGGCCGACCTCGGCGCCGACGTGATCCGCGTCGAGCGGCCCGGAGGGCAGTTCATGGCCGGCGGCGCCCACAACGTGCTCAACCGTGGCCGGCCCAGCGTCGCGCTGGACCTGAAGCGGCCCGAGGCCGTGGAGACCGTGCTGCAGCTGGTCGAGCAGGCCGACGTCGTCGTGGAGGGCATGCGGCCCGGCGTCACCGAGCGCCTGGGTCTGGGTCCCGACGACTGCCTGGCCCGCAACCCCCGCATCGTCTACGGGCGCATGACCGGCTGGGGCCAGGACGGTCCGTGGAGCCAGGCGGCCGGGCACGACATGAACTACATCGCGATCACCGGCGCGCTCTATGCCTCCGGGCAGGACAAGGCGCGGCCGCACTTCCCGATGAACCTGCTCGGCGACTTCGGTGGCGGCTCGACGTACCTCGTCATCGGCATCCTGGCCGCGCTCCTGGAGGCGAAGCTCTCCGGCAAGGGCCAGACGGTCGATGCCGCGATCGTCGACGGCACCGCCCACCTCAACGCCATGACCGCGGGCTTCCTCGCCGGCGGGCAGTTCACCGAGGAGCGCGCCGCCAACCTGCTCGACGGCGGCACCCCGTTCTACGACGTCTACGAGACCTCCGACGGCAAGCACATGTCGGTGGGCGCGCTCGAGCCGCAGTTCTTCGCGACCTTCGTGGATCTGCTGGGCGTCGCGGACGTCGTGCCGGGGCAGTTCGAGCTGGATCGCTACGACGAGATGCGTGCGCTGTTCACCGAGCGGTTCGCGTCGCGCACCCAGGCCGAGTGGGCCGAGGTCTTCGACGGCACCGACGCCTGCGTCGCGCCGATCCTGCCGTTCACCGACGCCATCGAGCACCCGCACCTCAAGGCGCGCGAGACCTTCATCGAGCACGCCGGCGTCGTCCAGCCGCAGCCCGCTCCGCGCTTCTCCCGCACCCGCGCCACGCTGAGCTCGCCGCCCAGCCCGGAGGCCGGCACCGACACCCGGGAGGCCCTCGAGGCGTGGGGGATCGCCGGTGTCGACAAGCTGATCGAGGACGGGGTCGCGGTCCAGGCATGA
- a CDS encoding ASCH domain-containing protein — translation MTWPVVDGLRALELGTPGALRQELNALVLAGRKQATAGLLSEYAEEQEPLEHVGERLALLDDDGRRVATVEVTAIEVLRFADVPWEFAAAEGEGDADLEEWRAGHRGYWERTGTPVTDDTAIVCVRFVLV, via the coding sequence ATGACCTGGCCGGTCGTCGACGGCCTGCGCGCACTCGAGCTCGGCACGCCCGGGGCGCTGCGGCAGGAGCTCAACGCTCTGGTGCTCGCGGGACGCAAGCAGGCCACCGCCGGGCTCCTGAGTGAGTACGCCGAGGAGCAGGAGCCGCTCGAGCACGTCGGCGAGAGGCTCGCATTGCTGGACGACGACGGTCGCCGGGTCGCCACCGTCGAGGTCACCGCGATCGAGGTCCTGCGCTTCGCCGACGTGCCGTGGGAGTTCGCGGCCGCCGAGGGCGAGGGCGACGCCGACCTCGAGGAGTGGCGCGCCGGGCACCGCGGCTACTGGGAGCGCACCGGCACCCCGGTCACCGACGACACCGCGATCGTCTGCGTGCGGTTCGTGCTCGTCTGA
- a CDS encoding MerR family transcriptional regulator, which produces MSSQSPAPQDADERELLTLEELTERAATSVRNVRFYTSKGLLPAPIRRGRSGYYTADHLARLEMIRELQVHGFTLAAIEKYLARLPEDATPETIALHRTLLAPWMPDLPETVSREELDRRAGRTLSDEDLDTLGAFGIVSRTDDGQFQVATAHLSVGVSILELGMPLEAALVSHEIFQKYGRAMAEELTENFRTRAWPAYKAAYAEGGVPPEQLQQIIERLKPVTVQALVAAFEGAVDELKRETIAKRAQ; this is translated from the coding sequence ATGAGCAGCCAGTCCCCAGCGCCGCAGGATGCGGACGAGCGGGAGCTGCTGACCCTCGAGGAGCTCACCGAGCGCGCGGCGACGAGCGTGCGCAACGTCCGCTTCTACACCTCCAAGGGACTGCTCCCGGCGCCGATCCGGCGCGGCCGGTCCGGCTACTACACCGCCGACCACCTCGCGCGGCTGGAGATGATCCGCGAGCTGCAGGTGCACGGGTTCACGCTCGCGGCGATCGAGAAGTACCTCGCCCGCCTCCCCGAGGACGCGACCCCCGAGACGATCGCGCTGCACCGCACCCTGCTCGCGCCGTGGATGCCCGACCTGCCCGAGACCGTCTCCCGCGAGGAGCTCGACCGGCGCGCCGGCCGCACGCTGAGCGACGAGGACCTCGACACCCTCGGCGCCTTCGGCATCGTCAGCCGCACCGACGACGGCCAGTTCCAGGTCGCCACCGCGCACCTGTCGGTCGGGGTCTCCATCCTCGAGCTCGGGATGCCGCTCGAGGCCGCGCTCGTGTCCCACGAGATCTTCCAGAAGTACGGCCGCGCGATGGCCGAGGAGCTCACCGAGAACTTCCGCACCCGCGCCTGGCCGGCCTACAAGGCGGCGTACGCCGAGGGCGGGGTGCCGCCCGAGCAGCTGCAGCAGATCATCGAGCGGCTCAAGCCGGTCACCGTCCAGGCGCTCGTAGCGGCGTTCGAGGGCGCCGTGGACGAGCTCAAGCGCGAGACGATCGCCAAGCGCGCGCAGTAG
- a CDS encoding acetyl-CoA C-acetyltransferase encodes MAQAPEAFVYDALRTPRGIGKAKGSLHEVKPVDLVVGLLDAVKERNPGLDPNNVDDVVLGVVSPLGDQGGDIAKTAALAAGYPDTVAGVQLNRFCASGLEAVNQAAQRVRSGFEDLILAGGVESMSRVPMGSDGGAWASDPATAFAAGFVPQGIGADLIATLEGWSREDVDAYAAQSNVRAAAAWEDGRFANSVIPVKDKNGLTVLDHDELIRPGTTVETLSKLNPSFAGIGDQAGFDAVALEKYHWVEKINHVHHAGNSSGIVDGAALVVLGSEAAGTANGLTPRARIIATAVSGADPTIMLTGPAPAARKALAKAGLEVGDIDLFEINEAFAAVAMRFMRDMGISDEITNVNGGAIAMGHPLGATGAMILGTLVDELERRDLRRGLATLCVGGGMGIATIVERV; translated from the coding sequence ATGGCGCAGGCCCCTGAAGCATTCGTGTACGACGCCCTCCGCACGCCCCGTGGCATCGGCAAGGCGAAGGGATCGCTGCACGAGGTCAAGCCCGTCGACCTCGTCGTCGGTCTCCTCGACGCGGTCAAGGAGCGCAACCCCGGGCTCGACCCCAACAACGTCGACGACGTCGTGCTCGGTGTCGTGAGCCCGCTCGGGGACCAGGGCGGCGACATCGCCAAGACCGCGGCGCTCGCCGCCGGCTACCCCGACACCGTCGCCGGTGTGCAGCTCAACCGCTTCTGCGCCTCCGGCCTCGAGGCGGTCAACCAGGCCGCGCAGCGCGTCCGCTCCGGCTTCGAGGACCTGATCCTCGCCGGTGGCGTGGAGTCCATGAGCCGCGTGCCGATGGGCAGCGACGGCGGCGCCTGGGCCTCCGACCCGGCCACCGCGTTCGCCGCCGGGTTCGTCCCGCAGGGCATCGGCGCCGACCTGATCGCCACCCTGGAGGGCTGGAGCCGTGAGGACGTCGACGCGTACGCCGCCCAGTCCAACGTCCGCGCTGCCGCGGCGTGGGAGGACGGCCGTTTCGCCAACTCGGTGATCCCGGTCAAGGACAAGAACGGCCTGACCGTGCTCGACCACGACGAGCTGATCCGTCCCGGCACGACCGTCGAGACGCTGTCGAAGCTGAACCCGTCCTTCGCCGGCATCGGTGACCAGGCCGGCTTCGACGCCGTCGCGCTCGAGAAGTACCACTGGGTGGAGAAGATCAACCACGTCCACCACGCCGGCAACTCCTCGGGCATCGTCGACGGCGCCGCGCTGGTCGTCCTGGGCAGCGAGGCGGCAGGCACGGCGAACGGCCTCACCCCGCGCGCCCGCATCATCGCCACCGCCGTCTCCGGCGCCGACCCGACGATCATGCTCACCGGTCCCGCGCCCGCGGCCCGCAAGGCGCTGGCCAAGGCCGGCCTCGAGGTCGGCGACATCGACCTGTTCGAGATCAACGAGGCGTTCGCCGCGGTCGCCATGCGCTTCATGCGCGACATGGGCATCAGCGACGAGATCACCAACGTCAACGGCGGCGCCATCGCCATGGGTCACCCCCTGGGCGCCACCGGCGCGATGATCCTCGGCACCCTCGTCGACGAGCTCGAGCGGCGCGACCTGCGCCGCGGCCTCGCCACGCTCTGCGTCGGCGGCGGCATGGGCATCGCCACGATTGTTGAGCGGGTCTGA
- a CDS encoding 3-hydroxyacyl-CoA dehydrogenase NAD-binding domain-containing protein translates to MSDTTQSAIRYEKDSDGIVTLVLDDPTASANTMNDLYRTSMDEVVAKLEAEDGLAGVIITSAKKTFFAGGNLKQLLEVGPDQAEEAFAMCEAVKAQLRRLERLPVPVVSCINGAALGGGFEIALATNYRIAVDGPGVVVGLPEVSLGLLPGGGGVTRTVRLLGLQSALLDVLLEGKQFKAAKAKEKGLVDELVASADELVPAAKKYIAAQAGDEEAGVQPWDRKGYKMPGGTPKSPALAGFLPAFPAMLRKQLKGANYPAPRAIMSAAVEGAQVDFDTASRIESRYFTQLVTGQNAKNMIQAFFFDLQALNGTKLRPEGYDRYTAKKVGVLGAGMMGAGIAYSCARAGMEVVLKDVSVENAEKGKAYSQKIMDKAVDRGQSTPEKREELLARITPTADAADLAGCDLVIEAVFEDPALKAKVFAEVLDVVNKDALLCSNTSTLPITELAAGVDRPADFVGLHFFSPVDKMPLVEIIRGEQTSEEAIAKAIDVVQQLKKTPIVVNDSRGFYTSRVIGTFVNEGIAMLAEGVSPHTIERAATQAGYPVGTLQLSDELNMELMAKIRKATQEAEGDAYVAHPADAIIDTMIEAGRPGRLRGAGFYDYDENGKRLGFWEELTDKFPTAEEQPPIEDLRDRLMAIEALETAKCFEEGVITSSAAANIGAIMGIGYPPPTGGTVQFMVGYEDTSGRRGLTGFVDRAQELAKKYGERFEPTPYLVQMAEKGESFPA, encoded by the coding sequence ATGAGCGACACCACGCAGAGCGCGATCCGCTACGAGAAGGACTCCGACGGCATCGTCACCCTGGTCCTGGACGACCCGACGGCCAGCGCCAACACCATGAACGACCTCTACCGCACGTCGATGGACGAGGTCGTCGCCAAGCTCGAGGCCGAGGACGGCCTCGCGGGCGTCATCATCACCTCGGCCAAGAAGACCTTCTTCGCCGGTGGCAACCTCAAGCAGCTGCTCGAGGTCGGCCCCGACCAGGCCGAGGAGGCGTTCGCGATGTGCGAGGCCGTCAAGGCCCAGCTGCGTCGCCTCGAGCGCCTGCCCGTCCCCGTCGTGTCCTGCATCAACGGCGCGGCGCTCGGCGGCGGCTTCGAGATCGCGCTGGCGACCAACTACCGCATCGCCGTCGACGGCCCCGGTGTCGTCGTCGGGCTGCCCGAGGTCTCCCTCGGCCTGCTGCCCGGCGGTGGCGGGGTGACCCGCACCGTCCGCCTGCTCGGCCTGCAGTCCGCGCTGCTCGACGTGCTGCTCGAAGGCAAGCAGTTCAAGGCCGCGAAGGCCAAGGAGAAGGGTCTGGTCGACGAGCTGGTCGCCAGCGCCGACGAGCTCGTCCCGGCCGCCAAGAAGTACATCGCGGCGCAGGCCGGCGACGAGGAGGCCGGCGTCCAGCCGTGGGACCGCAAGGGCTACAAGATGCCCGGTGGTACGCCGAAGTCCCCCGCGCTCGCGGGCTTCCTTCCGGCGTTCCCGGCGATGCTGCGCAAGCAGCTCAAGGGCGCCAACTACCCCGCGCCGCGCGCCATCATGTCGGCCGCGGTCGAGGGTGCGCAGGTCGACTTCGACACCGCCTCGCGGATCGAGTCGCGCTACTTCACCCAGCTGGTCACGGGCCAGAACGCCAAGAACATGATCCAGGCGTTCTTCTTCGACCTGCAGGCGCTCAACGGCACCAAGCTGCGCCCGGAGGGCTACGACCGCTACACCGCCAAGAAGGTCGGCGTCCTCGGCGCCGGCATGATGGGCGCGGGCATCGCGTACTCCTGCGCGCGGGCCGGCATGGAGGTCGTCCTCAAGGACGTCAGCGTCGAGAACGCCGAGAAGGGCAAGGCCTACAGCCAGAAGATCATGGACAAGGCCGTCGACCGCGGCCAGTCCACGCCCGAGAAGCGCGAGGAGCTGCTCGCGCGGATCACCCCGACCGCCGACGCCGCCGACCTCGCCGGCTGCGACCTCGTGATCGAGGCCGTCTTCGAGGACCCGGCACTCAAGGCCAAGGTCTTCGCCGAGGTGCTCGACGTGGTGAACAAGGACGCGCTGCTGTGCTCCAACACCTCGACCCTGCCGATCACCGAGCTCGCGGCCGGCGTCGACCGCCCGGCTGACTTCGTCGGGCTGCACTTCTTCTCGCCGGTCGACAAGATGCCGCTGGTCGAGATCATCCGCGGTGAGCAGACCTCCGAGGAGGCCATCGCCAAGGCGATCGACGTGGTGCAGCAGCTGAAGAAGACCCCGATCGTGGTCAACGACAGCCGGGGCTTCTACACCAGCCGGGTCATCGGCACCTTCGTCAACGAGGGCATCGCGATGCTCGCCGAGGGCGTCAGCCCGCACACGATCGAGCGCGCGGCCACCCAGGCCGGCTACCCGGTCGGCACGCTCCAGCTCTCCGATGAGCTCAACATGGAGCTGATGGCCAAGATCCGCAAGGCCACTCAGGAGGCCGAGGGCGACGCCTACGTCGCCCACCCGGCCGACGCGATCATCGACACGATGATCGAGGCCGGCCGTCCGGGTCGCCTGCGGGGCGCCGGCTTCTACGACTACGACGAGAACGGCAAGCGCCTCGGCTTCTGGGAGGAGCTCACCGACAAGTTCCCGACCGCCGAGGAGCAGCCGCCGATCGAGGACCTGCGCGACCGGCTCATGGCGATCGAGGCGCTCGAGACCGCCAAGTGCTTCGAGGAGGGCGTCATCACCTCGTCGGCCGCGGCCAACATCGGCGCGATCATGGGCATCGGCTACCCGCCGCCCACCGGTGGCACCGTGCAGTTCATGGTCGGCTACGAGGACACCTCCGGGCGCCGCGGCCTGACGGGCTTCGTCGACCGCGCCCAGGAGCTGGCCAAGAAGTACGGCGAGCGCTTCGAGCCCACGCCGTACCTCGTGCAGATGGCGGAGAAGGGCGAGTCCTTCCCCGCCTGA
- a CDS encoding ABC transporter ATP-binding protein, which translates to MFPPPAPPPAVDVRDLWVRFGEVEAVRGIGFAVEPGAAVGLLGRNGAGKSTTMKVLAGVFPATDGTVLVAGIEQRRDPLTVKQLVGYCPDVGGLVPRATPWEHLQLSARLRRMRDWEERARDLLEVFELGDVAHRVTAGFSHGMGRRLSVVLAAFHQPRVLLLDEPFDGVDPLGVEATLKVIAEARASGAAVLVSTHLRDLAVLACDDAHVMRGGRIVGSLPSAELEGDRGAHTYRALLD; encoded by the coding sequence GTGTTCCCCCCGCCCGCACCACCGCCTGCCGTCGACGTCCGCGACCTGTGGGTGCGGTTCGGCGAGGTCGAGGCCGTGCGCGGGATCGGGTTCGCGGTCGAGCCCGGCGCCGCGGTGGGCCTGCTGGGGCGCAACGGTGCGGGCAAGTCGACGACCATGAAGGTCCTGGCCGGGGTGTTCCCGGCCACCGACGGCACGGTGCTGGTCGCCGGCATCGAGCAGCGCCGCGACCCGCTGACCGTCAAGCAGCTGGTGGGCTACTGCCCCGACGTCGGCGGCCTCGTCCCGCGCGCGACGCCGTGGGAGCACCTCCAGCTCTCCGCCCGGCTGCGCCGGATGCGCGACTGGGAGGAGCGGGCCCGTGACCTGCTCGAGGTCTTCGAGCTCGGCGACGTCGCCCATCGCGTCACGGCCGGCTTCAGTCACGGGATGGGGCGGCGGCTCTCGGTCGTCCTCGCGGCGTTCCACCAGCCCCGCGTGCTGCTGCTCGACGAGCCGTTCGACGGGGTCGACCCGCTCGGGGTGGAGGCGACGCTCAAGGTGATCGCCGAGGCGCGCGCATCGGGCGCGGCTGTCCTGGTCTCGACCCACCTGCGCGACCTCGCGGTCCTCGCCTGCGACGACGCCCACGTCATGCGCGGGGGCCGGATCGTCGGCAGCCTGCCGTCGGCGGAGCTCGAAGGGGACCGCGGTGCTCACACCTACCGTGCCCTCCTGGACTGA
- a CDS encoding acyl-CoA dehydrogenase family protein — MDFAPSPRAADLTARVRAFIAEHVTPIEADYHRTIRETRESGGDAWQQLPVLAELQAKAREQGLWNLWLPHSSHEPKVLEYAETYGPDGGDGLTNADYAPIAEETGRSFLAPYVFNCNAPDTGNMEVLLRYGTPEQRAQWLEPLLDGRIRSAFTMTEPGTASSDATNMEATAVVDGDSVHINGRKWWSTGVGHPDCKIFIFMGHSGDPDADRHHQHTMVLVPADAEGVKVERMLTTMGMYDEPFGHGEVSFADVRVPRENVLVGPGEAFGIAQGRLGPGRVHHCMRLIGLAEEALERACRRGLERTAFGKPLVNLGGNRERIAEARIAIEQVRLLVHKTAWLLDTGGPLAALSEVSQIKVAAPAMAQQVVDLAIQLHGGGGLSDDFPLAAMWTTARALRLADGPDEVHRGVVARLELGRYR, encoded by the coding sequence ATGGACTTCGCGCCCTCACCTCGCGCCGCCGACCTCACCGCCCGCGTGCGCGCGTTCATCGCCGAGCACGTCACGCCCATCGAGGCCGACTACCACCGCACCATCCGCGAGACCCGCGAGAGCGGCGGGGACGCCTGGCAGCAGCTGCCGGTGCTGGCCGAGCTGCAGGCGAAGGCCCGCGAGCAGGGCCTGTGGAACCTGTGGCTACCGCACTCCTCCCACGAGCCGAAGGTGTTGGAGTACGCCGAGACCTATGGACCCGACGGTGGCGACGGGCTGACCAACGCCGACTACGCGCCGATCGCGGAGGAGACCGGCCGGTCGTTCCTGGCGCCGTACGTCTTCAACTGCAACGCTCCCGACACCGGCAACATGGAGGTGCTGCTGCGCTACGGCACCCCCGAGCAGCGCGCGCAGTGGCTCGAGCCGTTGCTGGACGGGCGGATCCGCAGCGCGTTCACGATGACCGAGCCCGGCACGGCGTCCTCCGATGCCACCAACATGGAGGCCACGGCCGTCGTCGACGGTGACTCCGTGCACATCAACGGGCGCAAGTGGTGGTCGACCGGCGTGGGCCACCCCGACTGCAAGATCTTCATCTTCATGGGCCATTCCGGGGACCCCGACGCCGATCGGCACCACCAGCACACGATGGTGCTCGTGCCCGCGGACGCCGAGGGCGTGAAGGTCGAGCGGATGCTCACCACGATGGGGATGTATGACGAGCCGTTCGGCCACGGCGAGGTGTCCTTCGCCGACGTGCGGGTGCCGCGCGAGAACGTGCTGGTCGGCCCCGGCGAGGCCTTCGGGATCGCCCAGGGCCGGCTCGGCCCGGGACGGGTGCACCACTGCATGCGGCTCATCGGTCTCGCCGAGGAGGCGCTCGAGCGCGCTTGCCGGCGCGGGCTCGAGCGCACCGCGTTCGGCAAGCCGCTGGTCAACCTCGGCGGCAACCGCGAGCGGATCGCCGAGGCGCGCATCGCCATCGAGCAGGTGCGGCTGCTGGTGCACAAGACCGCCTGGCTGCTCGACACCGGCGGACCACTGGCCGCCCTCAGCGAGGTCAGCCAGATCAAGGTCGCCGCACCCGCGATGGCCCAGCAGGTCGTCGACCTGGCCATCCAGCTGCACGGCGGTGGCGGACTGAGCGACGACTTCCCGCTCGCCGCGATGTGGACCACCGCCCGCGCGCTGCGCCTGGCCGACGGGCCCGACGAGGTGCACCGCGGCGTCGTCGCGCGGCTCGAGCTGGGGCGCTACAGGTGA
- a CDS encoding SDR family NAD(P)-dependent oxidoreductase, translated as MSRVLITGAASGLGAALTTAFRARGDEVLATDLPGRDGIDLALDITSGDDWEAARDHVEQTWGGLDVLVNNAGVAGGGRIDVADLDEWQWIFDINLFGMVRGCRTFTPMLKAQRSGRIVNVASLAGLVHPAGMASYNAVKAAVVALSETLGHELAAYGVGCTVVCPGYFRTNLMESLQGRDAALATVMRHLVEGSPVSADDVATAVLAGIDEGAEIVLPDEGAQLAYGLKTGDRAGYDAVMRAQAVKLEEAAGE; from the coding sequence GTGAGCCGCGTCCTGATCACCGGCGCCGCGTCCGGGCTCGGCGCTGCGCTGACGACCGCCTTCCGTGCCCGCGGCGACGAGGTGCTCGCCACCGACCTGCCGGGCCGGGACGGCATCGACCTGGCGCTCGACATCACCTCGGGCGACGACTGGGAGGCCGCCCGTGACCACGTCGAGCAGACTTGGGGCGGGCTCGACGTCCTGGTCAACAACGCCGGTGTCGCCGGCGGCGGCCGCATCGACGTCGCCGACCTCGACGAGTGGCAGTGGATCTTCGACATCAACCTCTTCGGCATGGTGCGCGGGTGTCGCACGTTCACGCCGATGCTCAAGGCGCAGCGCTCGGGGCGCATCGTCAACGTCGCCTCGCTGGCCGGGCTCGTGCACCCCGCAGGGATGGCCTCCTACAACGCGGTGAAGGCAGCCGTCGTGGCGCTCTCGGAGACGCTGGGTCACGAGCTGGCGGCGTACGGCGTGGGGTGCACCGTGGTCTGCCCGGGCTACTTCCGCACCAACCTGATGGAGAGCCTGCAGGGCCGCGACGCCGCCCTGGCGACGGTGATGCGCCACCTCGTCGAGGGCTCCCCGGTCTCGGCCGACGACGTCGCCACAGCCGTGCTGGCCGGCATCGACGAGGGCGCCGAGATCGTGCTGCCCGACGAGGGTGCGCAGCTGGCGTACGGACTGAAGACGGGCGACCGCGCCGGCTACGACGCCGTGATGCGCGCGCAGGCGGTCAAGCTGGAGGAGGCAGCGGGTGAGTGA
- a CDS encoding phosphotransferase family protein gives MSEDRGEDRDGAREVRAEDAFDAAAVDAWLREHAADWAQPFPEGVPEVRQFPGGASNLTYQLTWGEPPGGRQLILRRPPRGVKAKSAHDMGREHRIQAALRPVFGRVPRMAAYADPATGEQILGAESGTEFYVMEKLEGTILRQDLPAGMSLTREQARTLSTRMIDTLVDLHDVDVETAGLADLGRGPGYVARQVTGWTDRYARARTDDVGDFAEVAAWLAAEQPPDAGMCLIHNDYRFDNVVLGPDLEVVGLLDWELATVGDPLMDLGAVVAYWTQGDDDEMFQLFRRQPTHLPGMLTRAQVWDHYAARTGRAVGEGERIFYEAFGLFRLAVIAQQIYYRYVHKQTTNPSFAVFGTVVNELQARCERLIATGDGNATRAQGSSA, from the coding sequence GTGAGTGAGGACCGGGGCGAGGACAGGGACGGCGCGCGCGAGGTCCGCGCGGAGGACGCCTTCGACGCCGCGGCGGTCGACGCCTGGCTGCGCGAGCACGCGGCCGACTGGGCGCAGCCGTTCCCGGAGGGCGTGCCGGAGGTCCGGCAGTTCCCGGGCGGCGCGTCCAACCTGACCTACCAGCTCACCTGGGGCGAGCCGCCGGGCGGCCGGCAGCTGATCCTGCGCCGACCCCCGCGCGGCGTGAAGGCCAAGAGCGCCCACGACATGGGCCGCGAGCACCGCATCCAGGCGGCCCTGCGCCCGGTGTTCGGACGGGTGCCGCGGATGGCGGCGTACGCCGATCCCGCGACCGGCGAGCAGATCCTCGGCGCGGAGTCCGGCACCGAGTTCTACGTCATGGAGAAGCTCGAGGGCACGATCCTGCGCCAGGACCTGCCGGCCGGGATGAGCCTGACGCGCGAGCAGGCGCGCACCCTGTCGACGCGGATGATCGACACGCTCGTCGACCTGCACGACGTCGACGTCGAGACGGCCGGGCTCGCCGACCTCGGCCGCGGACCGGGGTACGTCGCCCGCCAGGTCACCGGCTGGACCGACCGCTACGCCCGCGCCCGCACCGACGACGTCGGCGACTTCGCCGAGGTCGCGGCGTGGCTGGCCGCCGAGCAGCCGCCCGACGCGGGGATGTGCCTGATCCACAACGACTACCGCTTCGACAACGTGGTGCTCGGACCCGACCTCGAGGTCGTCGGGCTGCTCGACTGGGAGCTGGCCACCGTCGGCGACCCGCTCATGGATCTCGGTGCGGTCGTGGCCTACTGGACGCAAGGCGACGACGACGAGATGTTCCAGCTCTTCCGCCGTCAGCCGACCCACCTGCCCGGCATGTTGACCCGCGCGCAGGTGTGGGACCACTACGCCGCGCGCACCGGCCGGGCCGTCGGCGAGGGCGAGCGGATCTTCTACGAGGCGTTCGGGCTGTTCCGCCTGGCCGTGATCGCGCAGCAGATCTACTACCGCTACGTGCACAAGCAGACGACCAACCCGTCCTTCGCGGTCTTCGGCACCGTCGTCAACGAGCTCCAGGCGCGCTGCGAGCGGTTGATCGCCACCGGTGACGGCAACGCCACGCGGGCGCAGGGGTCGAGCGCCTGA
- a CDS encoding histidine phosphatase family protein encodes MGQILLVRHGQASWGAADYDQLSELGGAQSRALGETLAARGVEPAYLVRGGLRRHAQTADGVLDGSGWDLDVTVDTDWDEFGHSDIFERHATGLAEGESFADEVAFRTWFDGAVDRWVGGEFDHEYAETFTDFTTRVEAALERTVEAVAGGRRTAVVFTSGGTISWVVTRLLGGGDPLMWRRLNFVTANASVTKVLSGKAGPTLLTYNDHSHFEGDAAHLLTYR; translated from the coding sequence ATGGGCCAGATCCTGCTGGTCCGCCACGGTCAGGCCTCCTGGGGCGCCGCGGACTACGACCAGCTCTCCGAGCTCGGCGGCGCCCAGTCGCGCGCGCTCGGCGAGACCCTCGCGGCGCGGGGGGTGGAGCCGGCGTACCTCGTGCGGGGTGGGCTGCGCCGCCACGCCCAGACCGCCGACGGCGTGCTCGACGGCTCCGGCTGGGACCTCGACGTCACGGTCGACACCGACTGGGACGAGTTCGGCCACAGCGACATCTTCGAGCGGCACGCCACGGGACTGGCGGAGGGTGAGTCGTTCGCCGACGAGGTCGCCTTCCGCACCTGGTTCGACGGCGCCGTCGACCGCTGGGTGGGCGGGGAGTTCGACCACGAGTACGCCGAGACGTTCACGGACTTCACCACGCGCGTCGAGGCGGCGCTGGAGCGGACCGTCGAGGCGGTGGCCGGCGGGCGGCGTACGGCGGTGGTGTTCACCTCTGGCGGCACGATCTCCTGGGTCGTCACGCGCCTGCTCGGCGGTGGGGATCCCTTGATGTGGCGGCGGCTGAACTTCGTCACCGCCAACGCCTCGGTCACCAAGGTCCTGTCGGGCAAGGCCGGACCTACGCTGCTCACCTACAACGACCACAGCCACTTCGAGGGCGACGCCGCCCACCTGCTGACCTACCGCTGA